From Hartmannibacter diazotrophicus, a single genomic window includes:
- a CDS encoding TRAP transporter large permease: MAWVVILLLLGLIFIGMPIGFALMISATLAMAISGVDVIMAPIQMFSGVDKVVLLAIPLFIFMGELMGATSISDRIIELARALVGWMRGGLAHVNVVTSMFMAEMSGSAVADAAVMSKIFVPSMEKQGYPKTFAAAVTATSATLGIIIPPSIPMLLYGVTTNTSIKDLFVAGIVPGILLGIAFMITSYIFALREGHPVDERFEFGRLGTAFVGALVPLLIPVFVVGGLIGGFVTPTEASAVGVVAALVFGLVLKHDLTAAKVYELGAATVRQTAVVMMIIAGSAVLGQYLANEQIPQKIAEGLGGLTDNYVLRMLLINVFLLFLGMFLHASAAIIVVVPMLLPLSQQMGIDPVHFGIIVCLNLGIGQQTPPVASVLLTVCSSTGLKIEQVMGYCKWFILAMFITLMIVSFVPAVTLH, encoded by the coding sequence GTGGCCTGGGTCGTCATCCTCCTGCTGCTCGGTCTCATCTTCATCGGCATGCCGATCGGTTTCGCGCTGATGATTTCAGCAACCCTTGCGATGGCGATCTCCGGCGTCGACGTCATCATGGCGCCGATCCAGATGTTCTCCGGCGTTGACAAGGTCGTCCTCCTCGCAATCCCGCTCTTCATCTTCATGGGCGAGTTGATGGGCGCGACCTCGATCTCGGACCGCATCATCGAGTTGGCGCGCGCGCTCGTCGGCTGGATGCGCGGCGGCCTTGCCCACGTCAACGTCGTGACGTCGATGTTCATGGCGGAAATGTCGGGATCGGCCGTCGCCGATGCCGCCGTGATGAGCAAGATCTTCGTGCCCTCGATGGAAAAGCAGGGCTATCCGAAGACCTTCGCCGCGGCCGTGACAGCCACCAGCGCGACGCTCGGGATCATTATCCCGCCCTCGATCCCGATGCTGCTTTACGGCGTCACCACGAACACCTCGATCAAGGACCTTTTCGTTGCCGGGATCGTGCCGGGCATCCTTCTCGGCATCGCCTTCATGATCACCAGCTACATCTTCGCGCTGCGCGAGGGCCATCCCGTGGACGAGCGCTTTGAGTTTGGCCGGCTCGGCACGGCCTTCGTCGGCGCATTGGTTCCCCTGCTGATCCCCGTCTTCGTGGTCGGCGGTCTGATCGGCGGCTTTGTCACGCCCACCGAGGCCTCGGCGGTCGGCGTCGTCGCGGCGCTCGTCTTCGGCCTCGTCCTCAAGCACGACCTCACCGCCGCAAAGGTTTACGAACTCGGCGCAGCGACCGTGCGGCAAACGGCGGTGGTGATGATGATCATCGCCGGCTCGGCGGTGCTCGGACAGTATCTTGCCAACGAACAGATTCCGCAAAAGATCGCCGAGGGGCTTGGCGGTCTCACGGACAACTACGTCCTGCGGATGCTTCTCATCAATGTCTTCCTGCTCTTCCTCGGCATGTTCCTGCATGCCTCGGCGGCGATCATCGTCGTCGTGCCGATGCTGCTGCCGCTCAGCCAGCAGATGGGCATCGATCCGGTGCATTTCGGCATCATCGTCTGCCTGAACCTTGGGATCGGCCAACAGACCCCGCCGGTCGCCTCGGTCCTGCTCACCGTCTGCTCCTCAACCGGGCTCAAGATCGAGCAGGTCATGGGCTACTGCAAATGGTTCATCCTGGCGATGTTCATCACCCTCATGATCGTGAGTTTCGTACCCGCCGTGACGCTGCATTGA
- a CDS encoding GntR family transcriptional regulator, translating to MSQTLLSGDARLPIYQRLADVLRAEVVEGRLRPGDRVPSESELCERYGLALGTVRKGLEILVAEGLFERFHGRGTFVRRPKFDSSLFRFFRFRGTAGAVTVPEGRILRRTTETVPGFIAKALAVPEGSEGISMSRIRLCDGEPVLAEEIWLPLPRFADFLSLEIGKVGDLLYPVYDAECQQLVARAEEQLTAERASEATARLLRIEPGTPVIVIDRLARGYDGTPLEWRRSRGRADQFCYQIEIR from the coding sequence ATGTCTCAGACTTTGCTCTCCGGGGATGCTCGGCTTCCCATTTACCAGCGCCTTGCGGACGTCTTGCGTGCAGAAGTCGTGGAAGGCCGTCTTCGGCCCGGAGACAGGGTTCCCTCCGAGAGCGAGCTTTGCGAGCGCTACGGCCTGGCCCTCGGCACGGTACGCAAGGGGCTCGAGATTCTGGTTGCCGAAGGGCTTTTCGAGCGCTTTCACGGCCGGGGTACCTTTGTCCGGCGCCCGAAATTCGATTCCTCGCTGTTTCGTTTCTTCCGCTTTCGCGGCACAGCCGGCGCGGTCACTGTACCCGAAGGGCGTATCTTGCGCCGCACGACCGAGACGGTTCCCGGCTTCATCGCCAAAGCCCTTGCCGTCCCCGAGGGCAGCGAAGGGATCTCGATGAGCCGTATCCGTCTTTGCGACGGCGAGCCGGTCCTGGCCGAGGAAATCTGGCTTCCCCTGCCCCGCTTCGCTGATTTCCTGTCGCTCGAGATCGGCAAGGTCGGCGACCTGCTCTATCCGGTCTACGACGCGGAGTGCCAGCAACTCGTCGCCCGCGCAGAGGAACAGTTGACGGCGGAGCGCGCCTCGGAGGCCACGGCCCGCCTGCTTCGCATCGAACCTGGCACCCCCGTCATCGTGATCGATCGTCTGGCGCGCGGCTATGACGGCACGCCGCTCGAATGGCGCCGGTCGCGCGGGCGGGCGGACCAGTTCTGCTACCAGATTGAAATCCGTTAA
- a CDS encoding ABC transporter substrate-binding protein — MKNNLKTILAAGIIAALPASAMAGEIAVIVKTTNSNFWQNVNKGASASIKDTGNTMTFDGPAAESDIAAEVNMVDNAVNRSVAGIVLAPSDPDALVPAVKRANEAGIPVAIIDSGLSDAGKGTYQTFLSTDNCAAGKLAADEMMKLTGGEGKVAVMSYVAGVGSEIGRVGCFIDKLKAESKIEIVGPYYSKSQMATALDQTTDVLSANPDLKGIFGANEPTAVGMGRALKQAGKAGQVAAIGFDGNKDLQDFVKDGTLSAILVQGSFQMGEKGVQAVTDLIAGKSVEPHIDTGVILVTKDNIDADEAKNVLY, encoded by the coding sequence ATGAAAAACAATCTGAAAACAATCCTTGCCGCCGGCATCATCGCCGCCCTGCCGGCTTCGGCCATGGCGGGCGAGATCGCGGTCATCGTCAAGACGACCAACTCGAACTTCTGGCAAAACGTCAACAAGGGCGCGAGCGCGTCAATCAAGGACACGGGCAACACGATGACCTTCGATGGTCCGGCCGCAGAATCCGACATTGCCGCCGAGGTGAACATGGTCGACAACGCGGTCAACCGCAGCGTCGCCGGCATCGTCCTCGCCCCGTCCGACCCGGATGCGCTGGTGCCTGCCGTCAAGCGCGCCAACGAGGCCGGCATTCCGGTCGCCATCATCGATTCCGGCCTTTCCGACGCCGGCAAGGGCACCTACCAGACCTTCCTTTCGACCGACAACTGCGCGGCCGGCAAGCTTGCCGCCGACGAAATGATGAAACTGACCGGCGGCGAGGGCAAGGTTGCCGTCATGTCCTACGTTGCGGGCGTCGGGTCGGAAATCGGCCGCGTCGGCTGCTTCATCGACAAGCTCAAGGCCGAGTCCAAGATCGAGATCGTCGGCCCCTATTATTCGAAGTCGCAGATGGCCACGGCGCTCGACCAGACCACCGACGTGCTTTCCGCCAACCCGGATCTCAAAGGCATCTTCGGCGCCAACGAGCCGACGGCTGTCGGCATGGGCCGCGCGCTGAAGCAGGCGGGCAAGGCCGGCCAGGTGGCGGCCATCGGCTTTGACGGCAACAAGGATCTGCAGGATTTCGTCAAGGACGGGACGCTGAGCGCGATCCTCGTCCAGGGCTCGTTCCAGATGGGCGAGAAGGGCGTTCAGGCCGTCACCGACCTGATCGCGGGCAAGAGCGTCGAGCCGCATATCGACACCGGCGTCATCCTTGTCACCAAGGACAACATCGACGCCGACGAGGCCAAGAACGTTCTCTACTGA
- a CDS encoding amidohydrolase family protein, producing the protein MHLSGANALMGIADGDFDGHAHVFAAGLPLAAKRRYAPDYEALPMTYAALLGAHGLAGGLLVQPSFLGTDNSYLLSVLDAARSGALGAGLLFRGVVVLDPDDRGITSDGLDQLSRQGIVGMRINAVGWPDSMLQDMARWTRLLKLADAAGWHVELQCEGDRLAPVLAHLLAHCQHVVVDHFGLPRADDLLGCPGQSALLSAPEGRVFVKVSAPYRVLPDLCPSEAVDRLMPVFRRLHEGLGSTQLLWGSDWPWTRFEGRQNFSDCVSWRDRWLAGLYRGS; encoded by the coding sequence ATGCATCTCAGCGGCGCCAATGCGCTGATGGGAATCGCGGACGGCGATTTCGACGGTCATGCCCACGTCTTCGCGGCTGGTCTGCCTCTCGCCGCCAAACGGCGCTACGCACCGGATTATGAAGCGCTGCCAATGACCTATGCGGCGCTGCTCGGCGCCCATGGGCTTGCCGGCGGTCTTTTGGTGCAGCCGAGTTTTCTCGGCACCGACAACAGCTATCTCCTGTCCGTTCTCGATGCTGCCCGCAGCGGGGCGTTGGGAGCGGGGCTGCTTTTTCGCGGCGTTGTCGTGCTCGATCCCGATGATCGTGGCATCACGTCGGACGGTCTCGACCAACTGTCGCGACAGGGGATTGTCGGCATGCGCATCAATGCGGTTGGCTGGCCCGATTCCATGCTTCAGGATATGGCTCGCTGGACGCGGCTTCTAAAACTTGCCGATGCTGCGGGATGGCATGTGGAGTTGCAATGCGAGGGAGATCGACTTGCCCCTGTGCTTGCCCATTTGCTGGCCCATTGCCAGCATGTCGTCGTCGACCACTTCGGCTTGCCGCGAGCGGACGATCTGTTGGGTTGCCCGGGCCAGAGTGCGCTGCTCTCGGCGCCGGAGGGGCGCGTTTTCGTGAAAGTCTCAGCGCCTTATCGCGTTCTTCCCGATCTTTGCCCGTCTGAGGCCGTGGACAGGCTGATGCCGGTTTTCCGCCGACTTCATGAGGGTCTCGGATCGACGCAGCTGTTGTGGGGAAGCGATTGGCCCTGGACCCGGTTCGAGGGGCGCCAGAACTTTAGCGATTGCGTGAGTTGGCGAGATCGCTGGCTCGCGGGTCTTTATCGGGGGAGTTAA
- a CDS encoding TRAP transporter small permease: MMLRRLDRIVEAAAVTIFAASFLLICANVLNRYIVLTWLRALAKNDESFRPAYFAIREAVSTVTSTADEVPGLLLVWIAFLGAYLALRGNGHIAFDLFLDKLAPRARQIAEGAIALLMSGFFVMLFWESVRMIMVAGQTEIATAAIARGWFMLIMPISAVLMLIAVAARFFRAAQPEERR; encoded by the coding sequence ATGATGCTTCGCCGTCTCGACAGGATCGTAGAGGCCGCGGCGGTGACGATCTTCGCCGCGTCCTTCCTGCTGATCTGCGCGAACGTCCTCAACCGCTATATCGTGCTCACCTGGCTGCGCGCTCTGGCGAAGAATGACGAGTCCTTCCGGCCCGCGTATTTCGCCATCCGCGAGGCGGTCTCGACCGTGACGTCAACGGCGGATGAGGTCCCGGGTCTGCTCCTCGTCTGGATCGCTTTCCTGGGCGCCTATCTCGCATTGCGCGGCAACGGGCATATCGCCTTTGACCTTTTCCTCGACAAGCTTGCGCCCCGCGCCCGCCAGATCGCGGAAGGGGCCATCGCGCTTCTCATGTCCGGCTTCTTCGTCATGCTCTTCTGGGAATCGGTCCGGATGATCATGGTCGCCGGCCAGACGGAAATCGCCACGGCGGCCATCGCTCGCGGCTGGTTCATGCTGATCATGCCGATATCGGCGGTTCTGATGCTGATCGCCGTGGCTGCCCGCTTCTTTCGTGCCGCCCAACCTGAAGAAAGGCGCTGA
- a CDS encoding GntR family transcriptional regulator: MARTDERFREAFNTLLDHCANLAIGDQLPAEHAIAAHLEVSRTIVRSVLERLQDEGIIRWESRAKTLLRAPRKSDRLAVQADPLSAEELERQFLDWVLRFDVPPETTLNVTELARKFGVPAYALQEFLASLSRFGLVRRRPKGGWELVGFTREFAVELSDFRTMLELNAVSHLVTLPAKHGIWHRLDELEKAHRKLAEEIDTRYHDFSLLDEQFHTAIGSVVKNRFVAEFQKVITLIFHYHYQWDKKDERDRNLAAIGEHLRIIGALKARNEAEAIEAARDHLKTSKQTLLSSMRNHALV; encoded by the coding sequence ATGGCCAGGACGGACGAACGCTTTCGGGAGGCCTTCAATACCCTTCTCGATCATTGCGCCAACCTCGCGATTGGCGACCAGTTGCCGGCGGAGCATGCCATCGCGGCCCATCTTGAAGTCAGCAGAACCATTGTCCGCTCGGTGCTCGAGCGCCTGCAGGATGAGGGCATCATTCGCTGGGAGAGCCGTGCGAAGACACTTTTGCGGGCGCCCCGCAAAAGCGATCGGCTGGCCGTCCAGGCGGATCCGCTTTCGGCTGAGGAGCTTGAACGGCAGTTTCTCGATTGGGTCCTGCGGTTCGATGTGCCTCCCGAGACGACGCTGAATGTCACGGAACTGGCACGAAAATTTGGCGTGCCTGCTTATGCCTTGCAGGAGTTCCTAGCCTCGCTCAGCCGGTTCGGCCTTGTCAGACGGCGACCGAAAGGTGGCTGGGAACTGGTCGGCTTCACGCGTGAATTCGCGGTGGAACTCTCCGATTTTCGCACCATGCTGGAGTTGAACGCCGTTTCGCATCTCGTCACTCTGCCGGCCAAACATGGAATCTGGCACCGTCTCGACGAACTGGAGAAGGCACATCGCAAGCTCGCCGAGGAAATCGACACGCGCTATCACGACTTCTCGTTGCTCGACGAGCAGTTTCACACCGCCATCGGCAGCGTCGTAAAGAACCGCTTCGTCGCTGAATTCCAGAAGGTGATCACATTGATTTTCCACTATCATTATCAGTGGGACAAAAAGGACGAGCGCGACCGGAATCTTGCCGCGATCGGCGAGCATCTCAGGATCATTGGGGCGTTGAAAGCGCGCAACGAGGCCGAAGCCATAGAAGCGGCGCGTGACCATCTCAAGACGTCGAAGCAGACCCTTCTATCGTCTATGCGCAACCACGCGCTTGTTTAA
- a CDS encoding ABC transporter permease — MSVATQEARPTGGIRRINAQTFHQLSALATLALLVGVFAFGNAAFLSVNNGLTVLLQTSVIGLLGIGMTMVIITGGIDLSVGSVLALAGTCTGLMVKAGVPVAPAMAAGIVVGAFCGLLNGLVITKMKITPFVATLGMMMIARGTALQLTGAAPISQLGETFGILGNGALFRSVEKLPNGLSKVIFPGIPYPAILLLFVAIGAAYLLRRRGLGRHIYATGSNEEAARLSGVNVDRTKIAAYVLSGALAGLAGNVLMSRLVTAQPNEGVMYELDAIASAVIGGASLMGGVGGISGTMIGAFIIGVLRNGLNMAGVSAFIQQIIIGFVVILAVFIDQLRSRR, encoded by the coding sequence ATGTCGGTCGCAACCCAAGAAGCCCGGCCGACTGGCGGGATTCGCAGGATCAACGCGCAGACATTCCACCAGCTTTCGGCGCTTGCAACGCTGGCGCTTCTCGTTGGCGTCTTCGCGTTCGGAAATGCGGCGTTCCTGTCGGTCAACAACGGTCTGACGGTGTTGCTGCAGACCTCCGTCATCGGGCTCCTGGGCATCGGCATGACGATGGTCATCATCACCGGTGGCATCGACCTCAGCGTCGGGTCGGTGCTGGCTCTGGCGGGCACTTGCACGGGGCTCATGGTCAAGGCCGGCGTGCCCGTTGCGCCCGCGATGGCCGCGGGCATTGTGGTCGGGGCGTTCTGCGGCCTTTTGAACGGTCTGGTCATCACCAAGATGAAGATCACACCGTTCGTCGCCACGCTGGGCATGATGATGATTGCCCGCGGCACCGCGCTTCAGTTGACCGGCGCGGCACCGATCTCACAGCTTGGCGAAACCTTCGGAATCCTCGGCAACGGCGCTCTTTTCCGCTCGGTTGAGAAGCTGCCGAACGGCCTGTCTAAGGTGATTTTCCCCGGCATTCCCTATCCCGCGATCCTGCTTCTGTTCGTTGCCATCGGCGCGGCTTATCTGCTGCGCCGGCGCGGCCTTGGCCGCCACATCTACGCCACGGGCTCCAATGAGGAGGCGGCGCGGCTCTCGGGCGTCAACGTCGATCGCACGAAGATCGCGGCCTACGTCCTTTCCGGCGCGCTCGCCGGTCTTGCCGGCAACGTCCTGATGTCGCGCCTCGTCACGGCCCAGCCGAACGAAGGGGTGATGTACGAACTCGACGCCATCGCCTCGGCCGTCATCGGCGGCGCCTCGCTGATGGGCGGCGTCGGCGGCATCTCCGGCACCATGATCGGCGCCTTCATCATCGGTGTGCTGCGCAACGGCCTCAACATGGCCGGCGTGTCGGCCTTCATCCAGCAGATCATCATCGGCTTCGTGGTCATTCTGGCCGTCTTCATCGACCAGCTGCGCAGCCGCAGGTGA
- a CDS encoding ATP-binding cassette domain-containing protein, with amino-acid sequence MTTPLVEMINIEKHFGGVHAVNGVSLDLYPGEVVGVLGHNGAGKSCLMRILSGAMRPTGGRIRVGGTDRQIETPHDARGLGIETIYQTLALADHLDAPANLFLGRELKTRWGNLDDKRMLSEAQSVLARLNPNFRNLGDPVSRLSGGQRQVIAIARAIYFNVKILIMDEPTAALGPSETALVGELIRQLQQEGIGIFLISHDMHDVFDLCDRLVVMNRGHNVGAYRIEEVTKDDVLSLIIKGELPEGWTPRNAGILQ; translated from the coding sequence ATGACCACTCCGCTCGTAGAGATGATCAATATCGAAAAGCACTTTGGCGGCGTGCATGCGGTCAACGGGGTGTCGCTTGACCTTTATCCCGGCGAGGTGGTCGGCGTACTCGGCCACAATGGTGCGGGGAAGTCCTGCCTGATGCGCATCCTGTCGGGTGCCATGCGACCAACGGGCGGCCGGATCCGCGTCGGCGGCACGGACAGGCAGATCGAAACGCCGCATGACGCGCGCGGTCTCGGCATCGAGACAATCTACCAGACGCTCGCGCTGGCCGATCACCTCGATGCGCCTGCGAACCTTTTTCTCGGCCGCGAGTTGAAGACGCGTTGGGGCAACCTCGACGACAAGCGGATGCTGTCGGAAGCGCAGAGCGTGCTTGCCCGGCTGAATCCGAATTTCCGCAATCTCGGCGATCCCGTCTCGCGCCTGTCCGGCGGGCAGCGGCAGGTGATCGCGATCGCGCGAGCTATCTACTTCAACGTCAAGATCCTGATCATGGACGAGCCCACAGCCGCGCTCGGCCCTTCCGAGACGGCCCTGGTCGGCGAACTGATCCGCCAACTCCAGCAGGAAGGCATCGGCATCTTCCTCATCAGCCACGACATGCACGACGTCTTCGATCTGTGCGACCGGCTCGTGGTGATGAACCGGGGGCACAATGTGGGCGCCTACCGGATCGAGGAGGTGACCAAGGACGACGTACTGAGCCTCATCATCAAGGGCGAGTTGCCCGAGGGCTGGACACCACGTAACGCGGGAATTTTGCAATGA
- a CDS encoding TRAP transporter substrate-binding protein, which translates to MNLIKTSVLAAAALAASSALAMAAPREVRIASHVSTFSPLHAQSQLFAAEIEKRLPGEFDFKLFPGGQLGEENDLIANVQAGSIEMVNVASGVLKIDGKLGVFDLPWLFDDRAHVERAMAAGLEDAVRKTIEESGNVKVIGVYENGFRHVINTQRAINEPFDLDGLKIRIAGGKFRQAVFQDLGATPVSVPWGETFTALQSGVVDGAEAATYGFYEQKQYEVAGYLSLTSHVYTPSFLIASKAFYDSLTPEQQTVFDEVGRSITAQAYTDAAALEEKYLDEMKASLKVNPVKLKPFQEATAGSYDDYVAKYGEDFLKYVRDTAE; encoded by the coding sequence ATGAACCTGATCAAAACGTCCGTACTGGCGGCCGCTGCCCTCGCGGCATCGTCGGCTCTTGCCATGGCGGCCCCGCGCGAGGTGCGCATCGCCAGCCACGTTTCGACCTTCTCGCCGCTGCACGCCCAGTCGCAGCTCTTCGCCGCCGAAATCGAGAAGCGTCTTCCCGGCGAATTCGACTTCAAGCTCTTTCCCGGCGGCCAGCTCGGTGAGGAAAACGACCTCATCGCCAACGTCCAGGCCGGGTCCATCGAGATGGTCAACGTCGCCTCCGGCGTCCTGAAGATCGACGGCAAGCTCGGCGTCTTCGATCTGCCGTGGCTCTTCGACGATCGCGCCCATGTTGAGCGTGCGATGGCCGCGGGCCTTGAGGACGCGGTCCGCAAGACCATCGAGGAGTCTGGCAACGTCAAGGTGATCGGTGTCTACGAGAACGGCTTCCGCCATGTCATCAACACCCAGCGCGCGATCAACGAACCCTTCGATCTCGATGGCCTGAAAATCCGCATCGCCGGCGGCAAGTTCCGTCAGGCGGTCTTCCAGGATCTCGGCGCAACCCCGGTCAGCGTTCCGTGGGGCGAGACCTTCACCGCGCTTCAAAGCGGCGTCGTCGACGGCGCGGAGGCCGCCACCTATGGCTTCTACGAGCAGAAGCAGTATGAGGTCGCCGGCTATCTTTCACTCACCAGCCACGTCTATACGCCGTCCTTCCTGATCGCTTCCAAGGCCTTCTACGACAGCCTGACGCCGGAACAGCAGACAGTCTTCGACGAGGTCGGACGGTCGATCACGGCTCAGGCCTACACGGACGCTGCCGCGCTGGAGGAAAAATATCTCGACGAGATGAAGGCCTCGCTCAAGGTCAACCCCGTCAAGCTGAAGCCGTTCCAGGAAGCAACGGCCGGTTCCTACGACGACTACGTCGCCAAATACGGCGAAGACTTCCTGAAATACGTCCGCGACACGGCCGAATGA
- a CDS encoding TonB-dependent siderophore receptor, producing the protein MASTALAQDSVTLETIVLSGGSGSESATGPGTGYTAKKTTTGSKTATDIKDIPQSVSIVTRQQMDDRQPAQLEDAIAYSSGVISSNWGVDDRFDQFMIRGFDIGTYGIYRDGLSQKSINFSGFKIEPYGLERVEVLKGPVGVLYGENDAGGMVNAITKRPTFDRFAEGFASYGSFNTYEAGFDVGGSLNAANEMAFRLTGLYRDGETEIDGSENDRAFIAPAFTWKPDENTSLTILANYQSDKLTPNSFLPKAGLDFDASYGALPKSFQYSQSDFNKFDADHGSIGYQFEHSFNENWAVRQNLRFAAESTDYKQLYFDGMADATTMNYTAFTVDETATIFNVDNQLEWKHDFGPVQNTLLAGLDYSRYTVDGKNGWATGYSISILDPNYDFDVSDPAIYLDRKQTIDRVGLYAQTQAKILDHWNLTAGLRQSWVRNENDDHLYAGDSSQNDNALTKMIGLGYDFDNGITPYVGYSESFTTNTGAAYSGALFDPSKAHQYEVGVKYRPDGFNGFFTAALFDITKTNVLTSDPDHIFYQVQTGEVNHRGLELEANFDLMAGLSATTSYTYIDAEITKSNDGDQGNRPSMVPEHSAALWLNYKVQSGLLEGLSAGAGVRYVGSSYGDSANTIKVSDYAVVDAALRYSYDGKYEASLNVTNLLDNEYDATCYSGSGCIAGEGRVFTGKLTVKF; encoded by the coding sequence ATGGCATCGACCGCTCTCGCACAAGACTCCGTTACGCTCGAAACGATCGTCCTCAGCGGCGGGAGCGGGAGCGAGAGCGCGACGGGGCCCGGCACCGGCTACACGGCGAAAAAAACGACAACCGGCTCCAAAACGGCGACCGATATCAAGGATATCCCCCAGTCCGTTTCCATCGTGACGCGTCAGCAGATGGATGACCGGCAGCCGGCGCAGCTGGAAGATGCCATCGCTTATTCCTCCGGCGTCATTTCCTCCAACTGGGGTGTCGATGACCGTTTCGACCAATTCATGATCCGTGGCTTCGACATCGGCACCTACGGAATCTACCGGGATGGCCTCAGCCAGAAGTCCATCAATTTCTCCGGATTCAAGATCGAACCTTATGGGCTGGAGCGCGTGGAGGTCCTGAAAGGTCCGGTTGGCGTGCTCTATGGCGAAAACGATGCCGGCGGCATGGTGAACGCGATCACCAAACGCCCGACCTTCGACCGCTTCGCCGAAGGCTTCGCAAGCTACGGCTCGTTCAACACCTATGAGGCCGGCTTTGACGTCGGCGGTTCGCTCAACGCCGCGAATGAAATGGCCTTCCGTCTTACGGGCCTTTACCGCGACGGCGAGACGGAAATCGACGGCTCGGAGAACGATCGCGCCTTCATCGCGCCGGCTTTTACCTGGAAGCCGGACGAGAACACCAGCCTGACCATCCTGGCCAACTACCAGTCCGACAAGCTGACGCCGAACAGCTTTCTGCCGAAGGCGGGCCTCGATTTTGACGCGTCCTATGGAGCGTTGCCCAAAAGCTTCCAATACAGCCAGTCGGACTTCAACAAGTTCGACGCCGATCATGGCTCGATCGGCTATCAGTTCGAGCATTCCTTCAATGAAAATTGGGCCGTGCGGCAGAACTTGCGCTTCGCGGCCGAGTCGACCGACTACAAGCAGCTCTACTTTGACGGCATGGCCGACGCGACAACCATGAACTATACAGCATTCACGGTCGACGAGACGGCAACGATCTTCAATGTCGACAATCAGCTGGAGTGGAAGCACGACTTCGGACCGGTGCAGAACACACTGCTCGCCGGTCTGGACTATTCCCGCTATACCGTCGACGGCAAGAATGGCTGGGCCACCGGCTATTCCATCAGCATCCTCGATCCGAACTACGATTTCGACGTCAGCGATCCGGCCATCTATCTGGATCGCAAGCAGACGATTGACCGGGTCGGGCTCTACGCTCAGACCCAGGCGAAGATCCTTGATCACTGGAACCTGACTGCGGGCTTGCGCCAGTCGTGGGTGCGCAATGAAAATGACGACCATCTTTACGCCGGGGACAGCTCGCAGAATGACAATGCGCTGACGAAGATGATCGGTCTTGGCTACGACTTCGACAACGGCATCACGCCCTATGTGGGCTATTCAGAATCGTTCACCACCAACACCGGCGCGGCCTATTCCGGCGCGCTCTTTGACCCATCGAAGGCGCATCAGTACGAAGTCGGCGTGAAATATCGGCCGGACGGCTTCAACGGCTTCTTCACGGCAGCGCTTTTCGACATCACGAAGACCAATGTGCTGACGAGCGATCCGGACCACATCTTCTATCAGGTCCAGACCGGCGAGGTGAATCATCGCGGGCTTGAACTCGAGGCGAATTTCGACCTGATGGCGGGTCTGTCCGCCACCACATCCTACACCTATATCGACGCGGAGATCACCAAGAGCAATGACGGCGACCAGGGCAACAGGCCCTCGATGGTGCCGGAACATTCCGCCGCGCTGTGGTTGAACTACAAGGTCCAGTCCGGTCTGCTGGAGGGCCTCAGCGCCGGTGCCGGCGTGCGCTATGTCGGTTCGTCCTATGGTGACAGCGCGAACACCATCAAGGTGTCAGACTATGCCGTCGTCGATGCGGCGTTGCGCTACAGCTACGATGGGAAATACGAGGCCTCGCTCAACGTCACCAACCTTCTCGACAACGAGTATGACGCCACCTGCTATTCCGGATCCGGCTGCATCGCTGGCGAGGGCCGCGTCTTCACCGGCAAGCTCACAGTCAAGTTCTGA